One Oryza glaberrima chromosome 11, OglaRS2, whole genome shotgun sequence genomic region harbors:
- the LOC127754153 gene encoding protein PYRICULARIA ORYZAE RESISTANCE 21-like isoform X2, producing the protein MAEKISTLILKVDLACHKCYNKIRKILCNLQDQERITTISYDTKNNIVVIAGTFDPQRLCCRIRCKGGKIIKDIHIVDAAGGGKPAKMPDSPPPSLPPPVNTGKKKWKKDKRKEIPPPPPLAETPPPMNERPPTPPPVQPPPDRETSAMVPAIVEEEKPRDRVAELEPPSPHKEMPLPQPTTMEMPPPPVTCTPVVEKPRPPPCARPFYPVDMATPTMVEIPSWPAAPAPPSCCAPPPCYQGCYEGCRCGGCGRVYGYSVPSARPPPLLPPPCYSGGGGGGYTPYCGGYSGCRLVNEEDPTACVIM; encoded by the exons ATGGCGGAGAAG ATCTCCACGCTAATCCTTAAGGTTGACCTCGCTTGCCACAAGTGCTACAATAAAATTCGCAAGATTCTCTGCAATCTCCAAG ACCAGGAGAGGATCACGACGATCTCGTACGACACCAAGAACaacatcgtcgtcatcgccggcaCGTTCGATCCTCAGAGGCTTTGCTGCAGGATCAGATGCAAGGGAGGCAAGATCATCAAGGACATCCAcatcgtcgacgccgccggcggcggcaagccggcGAAAATGCcggactcgccgccgccatcactaCCGCCGCCAGTGAACACCGGCAAGAAGAAGTGGAAGAAGGACAAGCGCAAGGaaattccgccgccgccgccgctggctgaGACGCCACCGCCGATGAATGAGcgaccgccgacgccgccgccagtACAGCCGCCTCCTGACAGGGAGACATCGGCGATGGTGCCGGCGATCGtcgaggaggagaagccgaGGGATAGGGTGGCCGAGCTGGAGCCGCCGTCACCGCACAAGGAGATGCCGCTGCCGCAGCCGACGACGATGGagatgccaccgccgccggtcaCGTGCACGCCAGTGGTGGAGAAgccaaggccgccgccgtgcgcgagGCCGTTCTACCCGGTGGACATGGCGACGCCGACGATGGTGGAGATCCcgtcgtggccggcggcgcccgcgccgccgtcgtgctgcgcgccgccgccgtgctacCAGGGGTGCTACGAGGGGTGCaggtgcggcggctgcggccgcgTGTACGGCTACTCCGTACCCAgcgccaggccgccgccgctgctgccgccgccgtgctactccggcggcggcggcggcggttacACGCCGTACTGCGGCGGGTACAGCGGCTGCCGCCTCGTCAACGAGGAGGACCCGACGGCTTGCGTCATCATGTGA
- the LOC127754153 gene encoding protein PYRICULARIA ORYZAE RESISTANCE 21-like isoform X1: MAEKVIMISTLILKVDLACHKCYNKIRKILCNLQDQERITTISYDTKNNIVVIAGTFDPQRLCCRIRCKGGKIIKDIHIVDAAGGGKPAKMPDSPPPSLPPPVNTGKKKWKKDKRKEIPPPPPLAETPPPMNERPPTPPPVQPPPDRETSAMVPAIVEEEKPRDRVAELEPPSPHKEMPLPQPTTMEMPPPPVTCTPVVEKPRPPPCARPFYPVDMATPTMVEIPSWPAAPAPPSCCAPPPCYQGCYEGCRCGGCGRVYGYSVPSARPPPLLPPPCYSGGGGGGYTPYCGGYSGCRLVNEEDPTACVIM, from the exons ATGGCGGAGAAGGTGATCATG ATCTCCACGCTAATCCTTAAGGTTGACCTCGCTTGCCACAAGTGCTACAATAAAATTCGCAAGATTCTCTGCAATCTCCAAG ACCAGGAGAGGATCACGACGATCTCGTACGACACCAAGAACaacatcgtcgtcatcgccggcaCGTTCGATCCTCAGAGGCTTTGCTGCAGGATCAGATGCAAGGGAGGCAAGATCATCAAGGACATCCAcatcgtcgacgccgccggcggcggcaagccggcGAAAATGCcggactcgccgccgccatcactaCCGCCGCCAGTGAACACCGGCAAGAAGAAGTGGAAGAAGGACAAGCGCAAGGaaattccgccgccgccgccgctggctgaGACGCCACCGCCGATGAATGAGcgaccgccgacgccgccgccagtACAGCCGCCTCCTGACAGGGAGACATCGGCGATGGTGCCGGCGATCGtcgaggaggagaagccgaGGGATAGGGTGGCCGAGCTGGAGCCGCCGTCACCGCACAAGGAGATGCCGCTGCCGCAGCCGACGACGATGGagatgccaccgccgccggtcaCGTGCACGCCAGTGGTGGAGAAgccaaggccgccgccgtgcgcgagGCCGTTCTACCCGGTGGACATGGCGACGCCGACGATGGTGGAGATCCcgtcgtggccggcggcgcccgcgccgccgtcgtgctgcgcgccgccgccgtgctacCAGGGGTGCTACGAGGGGTGCaggtgcggcggctgcggccgcgTGTACGGCTACTCCGTACCCAgcgccaggccgccgccgctgctgccgccgccgtgctactccggcggcggcggcggcggttacACGCCGTACTGCGGCGGGTACAGCGGCTGCCGCCTCGTCAACGAGGAGGACCCGACGGCTTGCGTCATCATGTGA
- the LOC127755474 gene encoding vacuolar protein sorting-associated protein 26A-like gives MNYIIGAFKAPCDVFITFADERSRKQVAIKKDNGKTLMVPAFQSLETIAGEVSVAPVPGKRVEHQGVKIELLGQIELYHERGHFYDFTSLVRELEVAGEIYERKTYPFEFSTVEMPYESYNGTNVRLRYILKVTIGRPYATSVVECRDFCVRNYTPLPSINNSIKMEVGIEDCLHIEFEYSKSKYHLKDVIVGKIYFLLVRIKIKNMELEIRRRESTGSGPGTYIETETLAKFELMDGAPVRGESIPVRLFLTPYELTPTYRNINNKFNVKYYLNLVLVDEEDRRYFKQQEITMYRLQETPQSS, from the exons ATG AATTACATCATCGGAGCATTCAAGGCGCCCTGCGACGTCTTCATCACCTTCGCCGATGAGAGGAGCCGGAAGCAg GTGGCGATCAAGAAGGATAACGGGAAGACGTTGATGGTGCCGGCCTTCCAGAGCCTGGAGACTATTGCAGGAGAG GTGTCGGTAGCGCCCGTTCCAGGTAAAAGGGTGGAGCACCAAGGTGTCAAGATTGAGCTGCTGGGTCAGATAG AGCTGTACCATGAGAGAGGTCACTTCTATGACTTCACTTCGTTAG TGCGAGAGTTAGAGGTTGCTGGTGAAATCTATGAAAGGAAGACTTATCCATTTGAATTCTCTACTGTTGAGATGCCTTATGAGTCGTATAACGGAACAAATGTCAGATTGAG GTACATCCTGAAAGTTACGATTGGCAGACCATATGCTACTAGTGTTGTGGAATGTCGAGATTTCTGT gtAAGGAATTACACTCCTCTTCCTTCAATTAACAATAGCATCAAG ATGGAAGTTGGAATTGAAGATTGTTTGCATATTGAATTTGAGTACAGCAAAAGCAA GTACCATCTCAAGGATGTGATCGTGggaaaaatctattttcttcTAGTCAGAATAAAGATAAAGAACATGGAGCTTGAGATTCGTCGGCGGGAATCAACAGGATCTGGGCCTGGCACATATATTGAGACTGAGACACTTGCAAAGTTTGAGTTGATGGATGGCGCTCCCGTAAGAG GTGAGTCTATTCCAGTAAGACTCTTCTTGACACCATATGAGTTGACCCCGACTTACCGCAACATAAACAACAAGTTCAATGTCAAGTACTACCTGAACCTGGTTCTTGTTGACGAGGAAGACCGGAGGTACTTCAAGCAGCAAGAGATCACAATGTACCGCCTTCAAGAAACTCCGCAATCTTCATAA
- the LOC127754964 gene encoding E3 ubiquitin-protein ligase At3g02290-like yields the protein MGALCSCLQADYSDHHGHHASPALGGCMCLRCFTQQLINAYTVLFRAGTVHAVSQSIEATPVDSSESSFDTYRSPPRPLPYDDPRFSPPQRDWLVSRHGPSCHSPEESEPLRANDDEEMETPSSTNKSSKTNYDTKMKRSSSTHGEKLPAKEPGNYFTYFSPSAEDEDVCPTCLEDYTSENPRIVMQCSHHFHLGCIYEWMERSEACPVCGKKMEFDETT from the exons ATGGGAGCTCTCTGTTCATGTTTGCAAGCTGATTATTCCGACCACCATGGGCATCATGCTTCACCGGCATTAGGGGGATGCATGTGCCTCAGATGTTTTACTCAGCAGCTCATCAATGCG taCACTGTTTTATTCCGAGCTGGGACAGTGCACGCAGTTTCTCAGTCTATAGAAGCCACTCCTGTTGATTCATCTGAAAGTTCATTTGACACATATCGTTCACCCCCAAGACCACTTCCATACGATGATCCTAGATTCTCCCCTCCTCAGCGTGATTGGTTAGTGTCAAGGCATGGACCTTCATGCCATTCCCCAGAGGAATCAGAACCACTGAGGGCAAATGATGACGAGGAAATGGAAACACCAAGTTCAACAAATAAGTCAAGTAAAACAAACTATGACACAAAAATGAAAAGAAGCAGCTCTACTCATGGAGAGAAGCTGCCAGCAAAGGAACCTGGAAATTATTTCACATACTTTTCCCCATCCgctgaagatgaagatgtcTGCCCAACCTGTCTTGAAG ACTATACTTCTGAGAATCCTAGGATAGTAATGCAGTGCTCACATCATTTCCACCTTGGCTGTATTTATGAGTGGATGGAAAGAAgtgaagcatgccctgtttgtggAAAG AAAATGGAGTTTGACGAGACAACATAA
- the LOC127754965 gene encoding protein SPIRAL1-like 2: protein MGRGRGVSSGGGQSSLGYLFGGGGGETAPAAKAKPVAAAETAPAPAPVKKAAAAAEVEKMKEIPAGIQSTQANNYFRAQGQNCGNFLTDRPSTKVHAAPGGGSSLGYLFGGK from the exons atgggaagaggaagaggggtgAGCAGCGGTGGAGGGCAGAGCTCGCTGGGCTAcctcttcggcggcggcggcggcgagacggctCCCGCGGCGAAGGCGAAGCCGGTTGCAGCGGCAGAgacggcaccggcgccggcgccggtgaagaaagcggcggcggcggcggaagtggAGAAGATGAAGGAGATCCCCGCCGGGATTCAGAGCACCCAGGCCAACAACTACTTCCGGGCGCAGGGCCAGAACTGCGGCAACTTCCTCACG GATCGGCCGTCGACCAAGGTGCACGCTGCTCCGGGCGGCGGCTCGTCGCTCGGCTACCTCTTCGGCGGCaagtga
- the LOC127753842 gene encoding phosphoserine phosphatase, chloroplastic-like — translation MAGVISARAGLSHSLSVTQTVPNRPLQASQLATRCTSPSFLSAKLCKTRPLVVAAAMEVSKEAPSADFANRQPSKGVLETWCNADAVCFDVDSTVCLDEGIDELADFCGAGKAVAEWTAKAMTGTVPFEEALAARLSLIKPSLSQVDDCLVKRPPRISPGIADLIKKLKANNTDVFFVSGGFRQMIKPVASELGIPPENIIANQLLFGTSGEYAGFDPTEPTSRSGGKALAVQQIRQNHGYKTLVMIGDGATDLEARQPGGADLFICYAGVQMREAVAAKADWVVIDFQELISELP, via the exons ATGGCTGGTGTGATCAGCGCCCGTGCTGGTCTGAGCCATTCCTTGTCTGTTACTCAGACAGTTCCGAATCGTCCGCTGCAGGCTTCACAATTGGCAACGAGGTGTACAAGCCCATCATTTCTTTCTGCTAAACTTTGCAAGACTCGTCCCCTGGTAGTAGCAGCAGCTATGGAGGTCTCGAAGGAAGCCCCTTCTGCTGACTTTGCCAATCGCCAGCCTTCCAAAG GGGTTCTTGAGACATGGTGCAATGCCGATGCAGTGTGTTTTGATGTTGATAGCACGGTCTGCTTGGATGAGGGTATTGATGAACTCGCTGATTTCTGTGGGGCTGGGAAGGCTGTTGCTGAGTGGACTGCAAA GGCAATGACAGGAACTGTTCCATTTGAGGAGGCACTAGCTGCCAGGCTATCGTTAATTAAGCCATCTCTGTCCCAAGTTGATGACTGTTTAGTGAAGAGGCCTCCAAG GATTTCTCCTGGAATTGCTGACTTGATCAAGAAGCTCAAAGCAAATAATACTGATGTATTCTTTGTGTCAGGAGGTTTTCGACAAATGATCAAG ccTGTGGCATCTGAGCTCGGCATTCCTCCTGAAAACATCATTGCAAACCAACTTCTTTTTGGAACATCTGGAGAGTATGCTGGATTTGATCCCACTGAACCCACTTCACGAAGTGGGGGTAAAGCACTAGCAGTCCAACAAATTAGACAG AACCATGGTTATAAGACACTTGTTATGATTGGAGATGGTGCAACTGATCTTGAG GCTCGGCAGCCTGGAGGAGCAGACTTGTTCATCTGTTACGCAGGTGTCCAGATGAGAGAAGCAGTTGCAGCAAAAGCAGATTGGGTTGTCATCGATTTTCAGGAACTAATTTCAGAATTGCCATAA